A single window of Dermacentor albipictus isolate Rhodes 1998 colony chromosome 1, USDA_Dalb.pri_finalv2, whole genome shotgun sequence DNA harbors:
- the LOC139046668 gene encoding uncharacterized protein codes for MPAHCVAYGCTNYFYGKEAVKFFRFPSAKLYPEKRDAWIAAVKRKNEHGSLWQPNEHSRICSAHFIAGRPSTFKNHPDYVPNMFCYKRTPGQAGADRHSRWLKNQDAVSTKQQGSKNTASQLPATQQPTAPSLNQGKASKGAGMNENTSAAQPELLTTTQQPASPSPAQGETTKDTKSLQAPLPECSCQQCSCGNVRRMERTLGELQKLAIQLQNKNLRLENKLERVESRLLTVKILRDPSKCMHYVGLPNIGVFQSLLDYLNPLASEMAYWGSNQKGGKNLRGHRKDSELENEFFMTLLRLRRGIGGVELARNFLICESQVIRIFTIWVNLLQRELKKLTTLPSREALQPYLPKSFRDFADTRLVLDATEVRIQRPSSLSAQRQTFSAYKHFNTYKVLVGCTPDGYIAFVSRLWGGSVSDTTILESSGLLDELVEGDAVMVDKGFTFPYIPPGVTLYRPPFRQRHQKQMPPAAVHETRCIARARVHVEQAIARVKSFRLLGRPFPISMIDIGDHVFQVCCFLSNFRNPLIKDEVAV; via the exons ATGCCAGCGCACTGCGTCGCGTATGGCTGTACTAATTACTTTTACGGCAAAGAGGCGGTGAAGTTTTTTAGATTTCCGTCAGCAAAACTGTATCCCGAGAAGCGAGACGCTTGGATTGCTGCGGTAAAAAGGAAGAATGAACACGGTTCGTTGTGGCAACCGAACGAACATTCACGCATTTGCAGCGCGCATTTTATTGCAG GGCGGCCGTCAACTTTTAAGAATCATCCCGACTACGTGCCAAATATGTTCTGCTACAAGAGAACTCCGGGCCAGGCTGGTGCGGATCGGCACAGCCGTTGGCTGAAAAACCAAG ACGCTGTTTCTACAAAGCAGCAAGGTAGCAAGAACACAGCAAGTCAGCTCCCTGCCACACAGCAACCTACAGCCCCTTCGTTGAACCAAGGGAAGGCCAGTAAAG GTGCTGGCATGAATGAAAATACATCTGCAGCCCAGCCGGAGCTACTAACCACCACGCAACAGCCTGCATCCCCATCACCGGCTCAAGGGGAAACCACTAAAG ATACCAAGTCATTGCAGGCACCGCTGCCAGAATGCAGTTGTCAACAGTGCAGTTGTGGCAACGTGAGACGCATGGAGCGCACTCTCGGTGAACTGCAGAAACTTGCTATCCAGCTTCAGAACAAAAACCTAAGGCTTGAAAACAAGCTTGAAAGGGTAGAGTCAAGACTTCTCACAGTAAAAATACTGCGTGATCCAAGCAAATGCATGCATTACGTTGGACTTCCAAACATTGGAGTTTTCCAAAGCTTACTGGACTACCTAAACCCCCTTGCAAGTGAAATGGCATACTGGGGTTCGAATCAGAAAGGCGGAAAGAACCTCCGTGGCCATCGAAAAGATAGTGAATTGGAAAATGAGTTCTTTATGACATTGCTTAGGCTGAGAAGAGGAATAGGTGGTGTAGAGCTAGCACGCAACTTCCTAATATGTGAAAGCCAGGTTATCCGCATTTTCACCATATGGGTGAATCTGCTGCAACGAGAGCTAAAAAAACTTACTACGCTACCTTCTCGTGAAGCCTTGCAACCATACCTGCCGAAGTCATTTCGTGACTTTGCGGACACAAGATTGGTTCTTGATGCAACTGAAGTGAGAATTCAGCGACCATCGTCGCTAAGTGCCCAAAGGCAAACATTTTCAGCGTACAAACATTTCAACACATACAAGGTGCTTGTGGGGTGCACTCCTGATGGATACATAGCGTTTGTTTCCCGCCTTTGGGGTGGGTCAGTGTCAGACACGACGATCCTGGAAAGCAGTGGATTGCTCGACGAGTTAGTAGAAGGAGATGCAGTCATGGTGGACAAAGGTTTCACCTTCCCCTACATACCACCTGGAGTGACTCTGTACCGACCACCATTCCGTCAGCGTCATCAAAAACAGATGCCACCAGCTGCAGTCCATGAAACGCGGTGCATTGCCCGTGCAAGAGTCCATGTCGAACAGGCTATTGCACGCGTGAAAAGTTTTCGTCTACTTGGCCGGCCATTCCCAATTTCCATGATTGATATTGGTGACCACGTGTTTCAAGTGTGCTGCTTCCTCAGCAATTTTAGGAATCCACTCATAAAAGATGAAGTGGCTGTATAA